From one Malus sylvestris chromosome 1, drMalSylv7.2, whole genome shotgun sequence genomic stretch:
- the LOC126615874 gene encoding pre-mRNA cleavage factor Im 25 kDa subunit 2-like has translation MVTSAVVNTYPLSSYTFGTKEPKMEKDTSVADRLARMKVNYMKEGMRTSVEAILLVQEHNHPHILLLQIGNTFCKLPGGRLKPGENEIEGLKRKLTSKLGANSPTLVPDWQIGECVAIWWRPNFETIMYPYCPPHITKPKECKKLFLVHLSEREYFAVPKNLKLLAVPLFELYDNVQRYGPVISTIPQQLSRFQFNMIS, from the exons atggttaCGTCGGCGGTGGTGAACACGTACCCACTGTCGAGCTACACGTTCGGGACCAAAGAGCCGAAGATGGAGAAGGACACCTCCGTCGCCGATCGCCTCGCCCGTATGAAAGTCAA CTATATGAAAGAGGGAATGCGGACCAGTGTCGAAGCGATTTTACTG GTACAGGAACATAATCATCCCCACATACTTCTCCTGCAGATTGGAAACACATTCTGCAAACTTCCTGGTGGACGACTGAAGCCAGGGGAGAATG AAATTGAGGGGTTGAAAAGAAAGCTGACCAGCAAGCTTGGCGCTAATTCACCTACCCTTGTGCCAGATTGGCAG ATAGGAGAGTGCGTGGCTATCTGGTGGAGGCCAAACTTTGAAACCATAATGTACCCATATTGCCCTCCTCACATAACAAAACCCAAG GAGTGTAAGAAGCTTTTCCTTGTTCACTTATCTGAGAGGGAGTACTTCGCTGTGCCCAAAAACCTAAAACTTCTTGCTGTCCCATTGTTTGAGCTCTATGATAACGTTCAG AGATATGGACCTGTTATATCAACAATCCCACAGCAGCTTTCCCGATTCCAGTTCAACATGATCAGTTAA
- the LOC126615866 gene encoding pentatricopeptide repeat-containing protein At3g29230-like, with product MRGSLEFTLSKLLPQCTFKQLKQIHVLIVTTSLNQNIQIFSKFLRRSTEFGSMEYPNLIFSQLGPQLSNNIVIQNAMIRGYDINGPFDQCVSVFDEMPLRGIKPHNFTYPYVLNSCSKLGWYGKGKQVQCHIVKHGFESNLAVANALFNMYVKMLDSCDSGVVNYRSLNDARKVFDYMRVKPVELWNRMISRYASGGDVQSARKLFDDMPDKDVVSWNSMISGYAEVRDVGSASDLFERMPEKDVISWTLMIGVYANAGDLRTARKFFNTMPCKNVVSWNSMISSYNQHRQYEEALDVFVQMHSEGVVPDGYTFVSVLSACSHLGALDFGKWTHSLIEDWSRFGTISGTALIDMYAKCGDINRAFALFIKIGKRDVFCWNVMIRSVAIHGRAEDAVKIYSLMQKEGLKPNDFTFTAALFACSHGGLVEEGERIFHSMDKEFGIVPKLEHFGCLIDLLSRNGRVEEALRMVKEMPYNPDIAIWGTLLGGCRETSHLKLAEEVIEKATELETDESGVYVLLANMRASAGQWPEAQSAREKMEEKKIWKNTGRSHVYASNGTQEPDIESHSKYREKVEQIRFTSNQCEPQKE from the coding sequence ATGCGAGGTTCCTTAGAGTTCACTCTTTCGAAACTATTACCACAATGCACGTTCAAACAGTTGAAGCAAATCCATGTCCTCATTGTTACTACCTCTCTCAACCAAAACATCCaaattttctcaaaatttcTCCGGCGGAGCACCGAGTTTGGATCCATGGAGTATCCCAATCTCATATTTTCCCAACTGGGTCCTCAACTCAGTAACAACATTGTGATTCAGAACGCCATGATCAGAGGGTACGATATCAACGGTCCGTTCGATCAATGCGTCtcagtgtttgatgaaatgcctcTGAGAGGAATCAAACCCCATAACTTCACCTACCCATATGTCTTGAACTCCTGCTCTAAATTGGGTTGGTACGGAAAAGGAAAACAAGTGCAGTGCCATATTGTAAAGCATGGGTTCGAGTCAAATCTGGCGGTTGCTAATGCCCTTTTCAATATGTATGTTAAAATGCTGGATTCCTGCGACTCTGGTGTTGTAAATTATAGGTCTTTGAATGATGCCCGCAAGGTGTTCGATTATATGCGTGTGAAACCTGTAGAATTGTGGAACCGCATGATCTCACGGTATGCGAGCGGTGGTGATGTTCAGAGTGCGAGAAAGTTGTTCGATGATATGCCTGACAAGGACGTCGTTTCATGGAATTCTATGATTTCCGGTTATGCTGAAGTAAGAGATGTAGGCAGTGCAAGTGATTTGTTTGAGAGGATGCCGGAAAAGGATGTCATCTCGTGGACATTGATGATCGGAGTATATGCCAATGCCGGAGACCTTAGAACGGCAAGAAAGTTTTTCAACACAATGCCGTGCAAGAATGTGGTGTCTTGGAACAGTATGATATCAAGTTACAACCAGCATAGACAATATGAAGAAGCATTGGATGTTTTTGTGCAAATGCATTCGGAAGGTGTGGTTCCGGATGGATATACATTTGTTTCGGTTCTGTCAGCTTGTTCCCACTTGGGTGCCCTAGATTTCGGAAAATGGACACACAGCTTGATAGAAGATTGGTCTCGTTTCGGAACCATTTCAGGGACTGCCCTTATCGACATGTATGCGAAGTGCGGGGACATAAACAGAGCGTTTGCTCTTTTTATCAAGATAGGAAAGAGGGATGTATTTTGTTGGAATGTTATGATTAGATCGGTCGCTATCCACGGAAGAGCAGAAGATGCCGTCAAGATATACTCATTGATGCAGAAGGAAGGGTTGAAGCCGAATGACTTCACGTTCACCGCTGCTCTCTTCGCTTGTAGCCATGGAGGCTTGGTAGAAGAAGGCGAAAGAATCTTCCATTCCATGGATAAAGAATTTGGGATTGTGCCAAAGCTTGAGCATTTTGGCTGCCTAATCGATTTGCTGAGCCGAAATGGTCGGGTGGAGGAAGCACTACGTATGGTGAAGGAAATGCCGTATAACCCCGACATTGCTATATGGGGAACATTGCTTGGGGGTTGCAGAGAAACTAGTCACCTTAAGTTGGCAGAGGAAGTGATCGAGAAGGCTACTGAGTTGGAAACAGACGAATCCGGGGTTTATGTCCTCTTGGCTAACATGCGTGCCTCGGCAGGGCAATGGCCAGAGGCTCAAAGTGcaagagagaaaatggaagaaaagaagatttggaagaacaCAGGACGCAGTCATGTTTATGCCTCTAATGGAACCCAGGAGCCCGACATCGAAAGCCACTCAAAATATAGAGAGAAGGTAGAACAAATTAGATTCACTTCAAACCAATGTGAGCCTCAAAAAGAATAG
- the LOC126615194 gene encoding uncharacterized mitochondrial protein AtMg00810-like: protein MSLYVDDIVYTGNNQPMLEEFKRDMMTKYEMTDLRLLHHFLGMGVNQTHTSIFIHQRKYATSLLNKFGLSECKSVATPLVTTKKLSKDNGSGPANEEQYRKIVGSLLYLTATRPDVIYAASLLAKFMHCPTNKHYGTAKRVLRYIKGTLDYGLEYVKGRNAILIGYCDSDWGGSLDDSKSTSGYAFSFGSGVFSWASVKQNYVALSTAEA, encoded by the coding sequence ATGTCtctatatgtagatgatattgtgTACACGGGGAATAATCAACCAATGTTGGAGGAATTCAAGAGAGACATGATGACAAAGTATGAAATGACAGATTTGCGGCTCTTGCATCATTTTCTGGGAATGGGAGTCAATCAAACACACACAAGCATTTTTATTCATCAAAGAAAGTATGCTACATCTTTGTTGAATAAATTTGGCTTGAGTGAGTGTAAATCTGTTGCTACACCTTTGGTTACAACTAAGAAGCTTAGCAAAGATAATGGCAGTGGTCCAGCAAATGAAGAACAATATAGGAAGATTGTGGGAAGTCTATTGTATCTCACAGCCACAAGACCTGATGTGATCTATGCAGCTAGTTTACTTGCAAAATTCATGCATTGCCCTACCAACAAACACTATGGAACTGCCAAAAGAGTTCTCAGATATATCAAAGGAACACTTGACTATGGTTTAGAGTATGTGAAGGGAAGAAATGCAATTCTAATTGGTTATTGCGATAGTGACTGGGGTGGTTCATTGGATGACAGTAAAAGTACCTCAGGATATGCTTTCTCTTTTGGTAGTGGAGTTTTTTCTTGGGCCTCGGTTAAACAGAATTATGTTGCACTTTCAACTGCAGAAGCATAG
- the LOC126615201 gene encoding uncharacterized protein LOC126615201 — translation MRDDESLSGYLTRLNELINQMKTFDESFSNERLVQKVLISLSKLYDPICLVIENTKCLETVELQEVIAILKSQEQRFDLHIVDTTGKAFTSILVSPIGQNRSGAQSGPSQFQKNWNSKGKKWDLKPKFQQKFPASPAQNAQYKGKPKCYNCEKFGHWARECTASKSVQNANSVNQVEVIGNLFYANSTISESVVNGEWYIDSDCNNHMTGNEKLLVDIRTNMVGKVQMPTGELMNIVGMGTLVIDTSKGRKYIKEVMYLPGLKENLLSVGQMNEHRCYPLALLPDDHIALKTSLSHSTWTWHKRLGHLHLRGIKQLKEKKMVHGLPYLEEVDEVSENYVTVLNHDELSEMPKDTSPRATPEGQNYAQSPSLLSSHESTSDVSSSMRKSQAFDHSPLRWRNLDDVLAQCNFSIMEPKKFDEATKDESWMKAMKDELSMIEKHATWELVDRPSDKPIIEVK, via the exons ATGCGAGATGATGAATCTCTATCTGGTTATCTTACAAGGCTGAATGAATTGATTAATCAGATGAAAACATTTGATGAATCTTTTTCTAATGAGAGACTTGTGCAAAAAGTTCTGATTAGTCTAAGTAAACTGTATGATCCTATCTGTTTGGTTATAGAAAATACAAAATGTTTGGAGACTGTAGAATTGCAGGAGGTAATTGCAATCTTAAAGAGCCAAGAACAACGGTTTGATCTGCATATTGTTGATACCACTGGGAAGGCATTTACATCTATTTTAGTGAGTCCAATAGGGCAAAATAGAAGTGGAGCTCAATCTGGTCCATCTCAGTTCCAGAAGAATTGGAATTCTAAGGGCAAGAAATGGGATTTAAAACCCAAGTTTCAGCAGAAATTTCCTGCTAGTCCTGCACAAAATGCACA ATATAAGGGGAAGCCTAAATGCTACAACTGTGAAAAGTTTGGACACTGGGCTAGGGAGTGCACTGCAAGCAAATCAGTGCAAAATGCAAACAGTGTTAATCAAGTAGAGGTGATAGGGAACTTATTCTATGCCAATAGCACTATCTCTGAATCAGTTGTCAATGGTGAATGGTATATTGACAGTGATTGCAACAACCACATGACTGGAAATGAGAAGCTACTGGTTGATATAAGAACAAATATGGTAGGCAAAGTACAAATGCCAACTGGTGAGCTTATGAATATAGTTGGAATGGGCACTCTAGTAATTGATACTAGTAAGGGCAGAAAATACATCAAAGAAGTAATGTATCTACCTGGGTTGAAGGAGAACTTACTAAGTGTAGGACAGATGAATGAGCATAG aTGTTATCCTTTAGCACTATTACCTGATGATCATATAGCCCTGAAAACAAGTTTATCTCACTCTACTTGGACCTGGCACAAAAGGCTAGGCCATCTGCATCTAAGGGGGATAAAACAActcaaagagaagaaaatggtgCATGGACTTCCATACTTAGAAGAAGTTGATGAA GTCTCTGAGAATTATGTAACTGTGCTCAATCATGATGAGTTATCTGAAATGCCTAAGGATACATCACCAAGGGCAACTCCTGAAGGTCAAAACTATGCTCAGTCACCAAGCTTATTATCTTCTCATGAATCAACAAGTGATGTGAGTAGCAGCATGAGAAAGTCTCAAGCCTTTGATCACTCTCCATTGAGATGGAGGAACCTGGATGATGTTCTAGCTCAATGCAATTTCTCCATTATGGAACCTAAAAAGTTTGATGAGGCAACTAAAGATGAATCATGGATGAAGGCTATGAAAGATGAATTGTCAATGATTGAAAAGCATGCAACATGGGAGCTAGTAGACAGGCCAAGTGATAAACCTATAATTGAGGTTAAGTAG
- the LOC126615900 gene encoding transcription factor LAF1-like — MGCKPSDKPKAKYRKGLWSPEEDLRLRNYILKNGHGCWSSVPINTGLQRNGKSCRLRWINYLRPGLKRGTFCKQEEETILTLHRMLGNKWSQIAQHLPGRTDNEIKNYWHSYLKKKVAKAEEMEGQTKSQYTSTSSSEILECSPSPQKPTTCFNSSHESVQKSPPLVSQLDDLSKDQSCQRSPLPKILFAEWLSLDQVHGGSFANNIGDPWVLKEGFDHSTTSNNLQADHDLGHGFVLNDEGIFGSGFHHGISHHHGLGLEMINSQFKFEEQISGPGFVDFVSGGDLYSDFNLQNDAMYFYK, encoded by the exons atgggcTGCAAGCCATCAGATAAGCCGAAGGCAAAGTATAGAAAGGGATTGTGGTCACCGGAAGAAGACTTAAGGCTTCGAAACTACATCCTCAAAAACGGCCATGGCTGCTGGAGCTCCGTCCCCATAAACACCG GTTTGCAAAGGAATGGAAAAAGCTGCAGATTAAGGTGGATAAATTATTTAAGGCCGGGGTTAAAGAGAGGGACATTTTGCAAACAAGAGGAGGAGACAATCTTGACCCTTCATCGTATGTTAGGCAACAA GTGGTCTCAAATCGCACAGCATTTGCCTGGAAGGACGGACAATGAGATAAAAAACTACTGGCATTCATATTTGAAGAAGAAAGTGGCCAAAGCAGAGGAAATGGAAGGTCAAACCAAATCCCAGTACACAAGTACTTCAAGCTCAGAAATCTTAGAGTGTTCACCATCTCCCCAAAAGCCCACAACATGTTTTAATTCGAGTCACGAATCAGTGCAAAAATCACCGCCATTAGTTTCACAGCTCGATGACTTGTCCAAAGATCAGAGCTGTCAAAGAAGCCCTTTACCAAAGATTTTGTTTGCTGAGTGGCTCTCCTTAGACCAGGTTCATGGTGGGAGCTTTGCCAACAACATCGGTGATCCCTGGGTTTTGAAGGAAGGATTTGATCATAGTACAACTTCAAATAATCTGCAAGCAGATCATGATCTAGGACATGGTTTTGTGTTGAACGATGAGGGAATATTTGGCAGTGGTTTTCATCATGGGATAAGCCATCATCATGGTTTGGGTTTGGAGATGATCAATTCGCAGTTTAAGTTCGAGGAACAGATTTCAGGACCAGGGTTTGTTGATTTTGTATCAGGGGGTGATTTGTACAGTGATTTCAACTTGCAGAATGATGCAatgtatttttataaataa
- the LOC126615910 gene encoding 25.3 kDa vesicle transport protein-like: protein MVDMVKLTIVGRVSDSLCLAKGPSYMNEERENSSFYKQQGEFIFKEISRGALPPSRMTIRVDHHCFNYLVEKGIAFITLCESSYPRKLAFCYLQELQKEFDKFDSSLIDKIIRPYSFVKFDGVIGSTRKQYIDTRTQVNLSKLNANRKQDLDIATENLSEIIERWRHSDLLERPSTPPPPPPPPQAVSSIGFSPLLEVIALKWTPITLLIAVATVILWVTIIHADENFMILN, encoded by the exons ATGGTAGATATGGTCAAGCTTACAATTGTTGGAAGGGTAAGTGATAGCCTTTGTCTTGCCAAAGGACCGTCCTATATGAACGAAGAGCGCGAAAACTCTTCATTTTACAAGCAACAAGGAGAGTTCATATTCAAAGAAATCTCCAGAGGAGCCTTGCCTCCTTCCAGGATGACCATTCGTGTCGATCATCACTGCTTCAA TTACTTGGTGGAGAAGGGAATCGCCTTCATCACGTTGTGTGAATCTTCATATCCAAGAAAACTAGCTTTCTGTTACCTGCAAGAATTGCAGAAGGAATTTGACAAGTTTGACAGTAGCCTTATTGACAAAATCATAAGACCGTACTCCTTCGTCAAATTCG ATGGTGTAATTGGGAGTACAAGAAAGCAATACATCGATACAAGAACACAGGTTAATCTGTCTAAGCTTAATGCTAACCGGAAACAAGATTTAGACATTGCCACTGAAAATCTTTCAGAAATCATAGAGAGATGGAGACATTCAG ATCTATTGGAAAGGCCATcgactcctcctcctcctcctcctcctcctcaagcTGTTTCATCCATTGGGTTTTCACCGCTCCTCGAG GTTATTGCATTGAAATGGACACCAATTACATTGCTCATTGCTGTTGCCACTGTTATTCTCTGGGTCACCATAATCCATGCAGAtgaaaatttcatgattttaaaCTAA
- the LOC126615919 gene encoding remorin-like isoform X1, which translates to MTEAEEPKKLEPESPSDPPPAPTPAPVEEEKPVVEAPKDPESHKDKSEILPPPPENKAEPDESKALAIVEKPSEPAAEEKSKEDSVDRDAVLARVATEKKLSLIRAWEESEKSKAENKLENPPHVRGRKVHVFAIRAHKKLSAIGSWENTKKATVEAELKKIEEQLEKKKAEYVEQMKNKIALIHKAAEEKRAVIEAKRGEDLLKAEETAAKYRATGYAPKKLLGCFPG; encoded by the exons ATGACAGAGGCAGAGGAACCCAAGAAGCTAGAACCCGAGTCACCCTCAGATCCTCCACCTGCTCCGACTCCGGCTCCGGTGGAGGAAGAGAAGCCGGTTGTGGAAGCTCCAAAAGATCCTGAGTCCCACAAGGACAAATCTGAAATTCTACCACCACCTCCTGAAAACAAGGCTGAGCCTGATGAGTCCAAAGCTCTTGCTATTGTTGAGA AGCCTTCTGAACCTGCTGCAGAAGAGAAAAGCAAGGAGGATTCCGTCGATCGGG ATGCTGTGCTAGCAAGAGTTGCAACAGAAAAAAAGCTGTCACTTATCAGAGCATGGGAAGAAAGTGAAAAATCAAAGGCAGAGAATAA gcttgaaaatccgccacACGTGCGGGGACGTA AAGTGCATGTGTTCGCTATCAGAGCTCACAAGAAACTATCTGCCATCGGTTCATGGGAAAACACCAAGAAGGCAACTGTGGAGGCTGAGCTGAAAAAGATCGAG GAacaattggagaagaagaaggccgAGTATGTGGAACAGATGAAGAACAAGATAGCTTTAATCCACAAGGCTGCGGAAGAAAAGAGGGCGGTGATTGAAGCTAAGCGCGGGGAAGATCTTCTCAAGGCGGAGGAAACTGCTGCGAAGTACCGTGCCACGGGGTATGCTCCTAAGAAGCTCCTTGGTTGCTTTCCAGGTTGA
- the LOC126615919 gene encoding remorin-like isoform X2 → MTEAEEPKKLEPESPSDPPPAPTPAPVEEEKPVVEAPKDPESHKDKSEILPPPPENKAEPDESKALAIVEKPSEPAAEEKSKEDSVDRDAVLARVATEKKLSLIRAWEESEKSKAENKAHKKLSAIGSWENTKKATVEAELKKIEEQLEKKKAEYVEQMKNKIALIHKAAEEKRAVIEAKRGEDLLKAEETAAKYRATGYAPKKLLGCFPG, encoded by the exons ATGACAGAGGCAGAGGAACCCAAGAAGCTAGAACCCGAGTCACCCTCAGATCCTCCACCTGCTCCGACTCCGGCTCCGGTGGAGGAAGAGAAGCCGGTTGTGGAAGCTCCAAAAGATCCTGAGTCCCACAAGGACAAATCTGAAATTCTACCACCACCTCCTGAAAACAAGGCTGAGCCTGATGAGTCCAAAGCTCTTGCTATTGTTGAGA AGCCTTCTGAACCTGCTGCAGAAGAGAAAAGCAAGGAGGATTCCGTCGATCGGG ATGCTGTGCTAGCAAGAGTTGCAACAGAAAAAAAGCTGTCACTTATCAGAGCATGGGAAGAAAGTGAAAAATCAAAGGCAGAGAATAA AGCTCACAAGAAACTATCTGCCATCGGTTCATGGGAAAACACCAAGAAGGCAACTGTGGAGGCTGAGCTGAAAAAGATCGAG GAacaattggagaagaagaaggccgAGTATGTGGAACAGATGAAGAACAAGATAGCTTTAATCCACAAGGCTGCGGAAGAAAAGAGGGCGGTGATTGAAGCTAAGCGCGGGGAAGATCTTCTCAAGGCGGAGGAAACTGCTGCGAAGTACCGTGCCACGGGGTATGCTCCTAAGAAGCTCCTTGGTTGCTTTCCAGGTTGA